One stretch of Corvus hawaiiensis isolate bCorHaw1 chromosome 1, bCorHaw1.pri.cur, whole genome shotgun sequence DNA includes these proteins:
- the LOC125330563 gene encoding feather keratin 1-like → MQELYKSRVFSALSHSLHSPPSPWNKVHLQPQDMSCYTPCRPCQPCGPTPLANSCNEPCVRQCQDSTVIIEPSPVVVTLPGPILSSFPQNTVVGSSTSAAVGSILSSQGVPISSGGFGLSGLGSGLCGTRCLPC, encoded by the exons ATGCAAGAGCTGTATAAAAGCAGGGTCTTCTCCGCACTCTCACATTCACTCCACTCACCTCCATCTCCTTGGAACAAG GTGCACCTGCAGCCCCAAGACATGTCCTGCTACACCCCGTGccggccctgccagccctgcggccccaccccgctggccaacagctgcaatgagCCCTGTGTCCGGCAGTGCCAGGACTCCACCGTCATCATCGAACCCTCTCCTGTGGTGGTGACCCTGCCTggccccatcctcagctccttcccacagaacaccgtggtgggatcctccacctccgctgctgttggcagcatcctcagctctcaGGGAGTGCCCATCAGCTCCGGGGGCTTTGGCCTCTCAGGCTTGGGCAGTGGCCTCTGTGGCACGAGGTGTCTCCCCTGCTAA
- the LOC125330542 gene encoding gametocyte-specific factor 1-like, which produces MEFEEDLDTLDPERLIQCPLVKHHRIRARRFPYHLVKCKESNPEIAKKLATCPFNARHLVPQADLSDHITKCNDKAFMEQDVVSQSCEPPKEQLNNGSTWQAPPCDEDWETELLEGSESPFVWGVINSAINSTISHRNDSLPSEMRLPGTFPYTVSAGPIRSISSSPWNLVLPQQ; this is translated from the exons ATGGAGTTCGAGGAGGACTTGG ATACATTGGATCCAGAGAGGTTGATCCAGTGTCCGTTGGTTAAACACCATCGGATCAGAGCACGGCGGTTTCCCTATCACCTGGTGAAGTGTAAGGAG AGCAACCCTGAAATTGCAAAGAAATTGGCCACGTGCCCCTTCAACGCTCGTCACCTGGTTCCTCAGGCTGACCTCAGTGACCACATCACAAAGTGCAACGACAAAGCCTTCATGGAGCAAGATGTGG TGAGCCAGTCCTGTGAGCCCCCAAAGGAGCAGTTGAATaatgggagcacatggcagGCACCTCCATGTGATGAAGACTGGGAAACAG agctgctggagggatcTGAGTCTCCTTTTGTGTGGGGTGTGATCAACTCTGCCATAAACAG CACCATCAGTCACCGGAACGACTCCCTGCCCTCAGAGATGCGGCTCCCCGGGACCTTCCCGTACACCGTGTCTGCAGGACC aattCGGAGTATTAGTTCCTCCCCCTGGAACTTGGTTTTGCCCCAGCAGTAA